The genomic window AAGTAGTTCATAACTGTAGCGTTGGTTTTGAAGAAATTGTGAGGCGAAAGTTCCGTTGGTAAAAATTTTGCCAATGTAATCAAAAGCAATCTCAATGGTGTTTGCCCTGAAAAATATCCACGCCAAACACGATAAAATGAATGTTGACAAAATACTAAAGAACACTTTTATAGAATTGAAATCCCAATGCAATTCGGCAGTTTCCATATTATTTCGATTCGTTCCCAATAACAAAGATGGCAAGAAATATAAGGCATTAATAAATCCCCAGGCTACGAAAGTCCAATTGGCTCCGTGCCAAAAACCACTAACCACAAATATGATGAATACATTGCGTACTTGTTTGAGTTTGCTTCCACGGCTTCCGCCAAGAGGAATGTATAAATAATCCCGAAACCAGGAGGACAACGAAATGTGCCAGCGACGCCAAAACTCGGCAATGTCTCTTGAGAAATAGGGATAGTTGAAATTGCGTAACAAATCCAAACCAAATAATTTTGACATTCCCAAAGCCATATCTGAATAACCTGAAAAGTCGCCATAAATTTGGAACGCAAAATAGATTGCTCCTAAAATTAAGGACAAAGAATTCATTGAGGTGTAATTGTCAAAAATAGCATTGGCATAAGTGGCGCAAGTATCGGCAATGACTACTTTTTTGACCAATCCCCAAATAATTTGATAAATGCCTTCTTTGGCTTTTTCGAAATCGAAGTTTCTTTTTGTTTTAAGATGAGGTAATAAATGTGTGGCTCTTTCGATTGGACCCGCCACCAAAAGTGGAAAGTAGCTCACGAATAAGGCATAATCAACCACGTTTTTCTCGGCGTTTATTCTTTTGTAATAAATGTCAATTACATACGACAAACCGTGAAAAGTATAGAAAGAAATCCCAACAGGAAGAATTAAGTCAAGTAAAAGCGGACTAGATTGTAATCCAATATTAGTTAATGCTTCTGCTAAAGATGTTGCAAAAAAGTTATAGTATTTGAAGATTCCCAAAAAACCAAGATTGAAAATTATACTCAACCAAAACCAAAATTTACGAGTTGTTTCTTTATTGCTTTTTTCGATTTGGATTCCAGTGAAATAACACAGAAGAGTCGAGAACAACAATAATAATAAGAAATACTTATTCCAGCAAGAGTAAAAATAATAACTAGCAACTACTAAAAAGGCATTTTGCGTGCTTTTAGAATAACTAAAAACAAACCAATAGAGTAGAAAAACTATAGGTAGAAAAACAGCAAATGTTAGCGAGTTAAAAAACATAGTTGTAGTTGTATAATGAAGACAAAAACCATCAAAATTGCTCTTGATGGTTTTGTGAATTTTATTTTCTATTTAGAATTATCCCAATAAATCCAACACTGCCGAAGGGAATAAGCCTAAAGCAATATTCAAGAGGATGGCAATAATGGCTACTGCATAAAAAACAAAAGGGGTTTTTGCTACTTCTTCGTTTGGCTCTTTTGAATACATTGCTAAAATCAACTTGAAATAATAACCAACACTTATGATAGAGTTGATTACTCCAGCGATAACTACTACCAAATATCCTGCTTCAATCACTTGGTTGAATAAAAATAATTTGGCAAAAAATCCGGCAAATATTGGTATTCCAGCCATTGAAAGTAAAGCTGCAGTAAGTACTGCTGCCATCAATGGATTCTTTTTACCTAATCCGTTGAAGTTTTCGATGTCTTCGTTATCTCTATTTTTACAAACGTATAAAATCACAGTAAAAGCAGCAATCCCAGCCAATGAATAAGCCGAAGCATAATACAATAAACTTGCAGATGAATTTTGGATACTCAACAAAGTCATCAACATAAAACCAGCGTGTGAAATTCCAGAGAAAGCCAGCATTCGTTTTACGTTATTTTGTTTCAACGCCATAATATTTCCAACAGTCATCGATGCGATAGCAATCACAACAATAATGATTTTGAAAGCTTCTAGAAGATCTTGGTTTTCTAAAGATGGAATTAAATTCAGTTCTATGATTAATTTATAAAGTGTGGCAACGGCTATTACTTTTACCAATGTACTCATGGTTGCAGTTGTCAAAGCTGGAGAACCTTCATAAACATCTGGAGCCCAAAAGTGGAATGGTACAGCAGCAATTTTGAAAAGCATTCCGATTGTCATCAAAATCATTCCGATAGGGAACCAAACAGGCAATTCGGCAGATAAGGAGCTTTCGCTTATTTCGATAACATCAAAACTTCCCATAGCGCCATAAACCAAACAAATTCCGAATAATATGATTCCTGAAGCAAAAGATCCCATTAGAAAATATTTCATACCTGCTTCGTTACTTTTTATATTCATTCTGTTACTAGCAGCAAGAACATAAAGGGAAATGGATAAAATTTCAATTCCGATAAAGAACATAGCTAAATTTCCAAACGAAACCATGGCTACTCCACCTGCTAACAAAAATATTTTTATGGCAATAAAATCGGAGATTTTAGTGGAATGATTTTCGTAGAAATCGTGTGCTAAAGCTATTAATAAAATAGCAAGAACAATAAACAATGAAGAAAATGCAGTCGAAAATTTACTTACCACAATCATATTGTTGTAATAAGTTTGTGGAGTATTAAATTCAGATACTGTTAATCCAAGGATGGCCAATAATCCAATAATGGTTACGGGAACAATACCTTTTCTAAAATTTAAAATTTCAAATAAAAGGCATAAAACACCTAATCCTGTTATAGCTATTAATGTATTCATTTTTTTATTTGACTTATTTATATCTATTAATTTCTATTATAATATTTTCGAGACTTGGTGTTATTAAATCTATAATTGGTTTTGGATACAAACCAAAGAAGAATAATACTGCGATGATGCTTACCAAAGTTAAACCTTCGTTGAATGTTACGTCTTTAAATATTTTGGTATTTGTTTCGCCCAACATTACGTGTTGGAACATTCTCAACATATAATAAGCTCCCAAGATTATTGTTGTTCCTCCAAGTACAGCAAACCAAATGTTTATTTGCGAAAGACTGTAAAGCACTGTAAATTCTCCGATAAAGTTAAAAGTAAGCGGTAAAGCAACAGACGCTAAAACTAAAATTAAAAATAGTGAAGTGAATATTGGTGATTGGGTACGAATACCACCCATTTCGGCAATTTTTCTGGTTTGGAATCTTCGGTGAATAATTTGCGCTGTGTAGAATAAACCAACCACCACAAAACCGTGCGCTATCATTTGTAAAACAGCACCACGCAATCCATCTAGTGTTAGAGTATAAATTCCAGCCGCAATTAATCCAACGTGTGCCAAAGAAGAATAAGCCAATAATTTTTTCAAATCATTTTGTCTCAATGCCACGATTGAACCATAGATTACACCAGCAAGTCCAAGTCCAATGAAAACATACATATATTCTTTTGCAGCCAATGGCGCTAGAGGTAATTGCCAACGAATAACGCTGTACAATCCCATTTTTAGCATAATCCCAGAAAGTAGCATCGTTCCAGCAGTTGGTGCTTTTTGATATACTTTTGCTTGCCAAGTATGAAAAGGAATCAATGGAATTTTGATAGCATAAGCCAAGAAGAAAGCCATGAATATCCAAAATTGTTCTGTTTCAGACAATGGAACTCTTAATAATTGAGAGATTAAAAAAGTACCTGTTTTTTGGTACAAATAAATAAACGCAACCAACATAAATAGCGAACCAGCGAGTGTATAAATAAAGAATTTCACCACTGCTTTTTTGCGTTCTTCTACATAGCCATTACCCCAAATCAAAGCGATGAAGTAAATAGGGATTAAAGCAAGTTCCCAGAAAATATAATACAATAATCCGTCAGTTGCAAGGAAAGTTCCTGCCATAGCGAAAGACATAAATAGTATCAAACTATAATACGCTTTTGCATTTTTATAGTCATTTCCAAAAGAAGAAAATATAATGATAGGAGTCAAAGCAGTTGTAAGCAGAAGCATTGCCATAGTGATACCATCTGCATAGAAGGATAGATAAACTGTTGGTTTTGTTATCCAGAGTTTAAAAAAACTAATTTCTATTCCTGCATTGAAATGACTCAATAAACAGATTGCACTTCCAAAAGCAGCCAAACTAAAAAGTAAAGCAATTTTTGAAGCCCATTTATCGCCCGAAAAATAAGTAGCCAATGCGCCAACTAATAGTATAATTAATAGGGTAGTTACATCCATTAGGTAAAAATTATTGTAAAAATAAATAAGTTAATATGGCAATAACGCCTAAAACAAATACGGAAAGATACAAACCAACACTTCCGTTATGTATTCTTTTTCCATAGAAAGCAATTCCGTTTGTTGCTGTTCCTAATCCTAAAACGAGTTTAGTTAATGTTGTTTCTACTTTATCTCTAAAGAAACTAGATAGTACATTGATTGGTTTTACAAAAACTGATTCGTATACTTCATCAACATAATATTTGTTGTATAAAACTTTAGAAAACCCTGTAATTTCAGTATCCTCACTTGGAATTGTATTGTCTTTTAAGTATTTTTTGTAAGCAATTGCAATTCCAACAATAGCACCAATGGTAGCAACTGCCATCAACATATATTCGGTACTTCCTAAAGTGTGGACCTCGTGAGCTTCTTTTGAAAATAATGGTGCTAAATAATGGTTCAACCAACTGTGTCCAGGTAAACTAATGATTCCACCAAAGAAAGATAAAATCGCCAAAATAATTAAAGGAACAGTAATTAAACTTGGGCTTTCGTGCAAATGATGTTTTTGTTCTTCGGTTCCTCTAAAATCGTTAAAGAAAGTTAGATATATTAATCTAAACATATAGAAAGCAGTCATGATTGAAGCAATCGAACCCACTATCCACAAAACTTTGCTTTCGTGAAAAGCCACCATCAAAATTTCGTCTTTTGACCAAAATCCTGCTAATGGGAATATTCCAGCAATGGCTAATGAAGCAATTAACATAGTGATAAAAGTAATGGGCATTGCTTTTTTCAAACCACCCATTTTGCGCATATCTTGTTCGCCGTGTAATCCATGAATTACTGATCCAGAACCCAAGAACAAACAAGCTTTGAAGAAAGCGTGCGTGATTACATGGAAAACCGCCACTTCATAAGCACCCAAACCTAAAGCCAAAAACATTAATCCCAATTGTGAAACAGTAGAATATGCCAATACTTTTTTGATGTCATTTTGAACCAAAGCAATCGTTGCAGCAACCAAAGCAGTAAGTGCTCCAACAACAGCAATAATTTCCTGAACACTTGGAGCTAAATCGAACAAGAAATTCAATCTCGTCAACATAAAAATACCAGCCGTAACCATCGTTGCAGCGTGAATCAATGCCGAAACTGGCGTTGGTCCAGCCATGGCATCAGGCAACCAAGTATATAATGGAATTTGAGCTGATTTTCCAGATGCTCCAATGAATAAGGCAAAGGCTGCAACAGGAATCCATAAACTATCTGTATTTGTTCCAGAAGCGATTAGTGTTTTTAAGGAAGTAAAATCCAAAGTGCTGAATACAGAACCCACAATGAATATTCCAATTAAAAATCCTAAATCTCCAATTCTGTTCATGATAAAGGCTTTTTTGGCAGCATCATTAAAATCTTGGTTTTTGTACCAAAATCCAATCAATAAATAGGAGCAAAGACCAACGCCTTCCCAACCAATGAACATCATTAGCAAGTTGCTTCCCATTACTAAAGTAATCATGAAGAAGATGAAGAGGTTCAAATAGCCAAAAAAGTAATGTGTTTTCTCGTCATCGTGCATATAACTGATGGAATATAAATGAATCAAAGATCCAATTCCGGTTACAAACATCAACCATAGTATAGACAATTGGTCTAAAAGAAAACCAAATTTCACATCAAATTTTTCTATCGAAATCCAGTCAAATAAATTAATAGAAATAGCTTCCTGGGTTTGGTTTATTTGAAGGAAAAAATATAACGTCACAGCAAACGAAACCGCAACGGAAAGTGTTCCCACAATGCCAACGCTATTTTTTCCAGCTTTTTTACCTAGAAAAATATTAAATAAAAACCCTAAAAAAGGAGCTAATAGTAGCACTAAAACTAAATTGGTATCCATTAAATTATCCTTTTAAGTTTTTTAAATTTCCAACATCAATTGTATGCAAGTTTCTAAAAATCGAAACTAAAATTGCCAATCCAACAGCCACTTCTGCCGCAGCAACTGCCATCGAGAAGAATACGAAAACTTGTCCTTGTGCATCTTGATGGTAAGTTGAAAATGCTACAAACAATAGATTAACAGCGTTCAACATGATTTCAATTGACATAAATACGATAATGGCATTTCGTCTGTACAACACTCCAAAAACGCCAATACAAAAAAGTATCACGCTCAAGAAGATGTAATTTTCGATACCCACTTGATTCAAAATATTACTCATTATTTCTTCTCTATTTTTTCTTTTTTAGACAATAAAACGGCTCCAATCATTGCTACTAAAAGTAGAATTGATGCAAATTCAAAAGGAACCATATACTCATTCAACAGTACTTTGCCCAATACTTTAATGGATTGGAAATCTTCTCCAGTTGTTGGATATTCTCCAACAATTGGTTTCGAATTGATGAACATTGTAATCAAAACTACACACATTGTGCAAAACAAAACGATAGCACCCAAGCGAGTTACTCTAGGTTTGTAAACTTCATTTTCTTTGTTGAGGTTCATTAACATTAAAGTAAATACAATCAAGATCATAATCGCACCGATGTAAACAATCAAGTTTACCAATGCCAAAAACTGTGCATTCAACAGTAAATAATGTCCTGAAATGGTAGAGAAACAAACCACTAAATAAATAGCACTATGCATTGGTTTTCTACTGTAAATAGTCATAAAAGCTGTAAACAATGTGATAACAGCAAGGATACAGAATAGTATTTGTATTGGTGTTGCATTTGCAATATCTGGAATACGTATCATTTAGTTAACAGTTTTAAGTTGAGCATTTCTTGTTGCCATTTCTAAAGGCATCACCAATTTGTCTTTTCCGAAAATGAAATCTTCTCTGTTATAACTTGCAGGTACTAATTCTTTAGAAATAGTCAAATAAATAGCGTCTTTTGGACAAGCTTCCTCACACAATCCGCAAAAAATACAACGTAACATGTTGATTTCATATATCGAAGCATATTTTTCCTCACGGTACAAATGTTTTTCATTTGGTTTGCGTTCTTCAGCTTTCATGGTGATAGCTTCTGCAGGGCAGGATAATGCACATAATCCACAGGCTGTACAGTTTTCACGACCTTGTTCATCACGTTTCAGCATGTGCTGACCACGATATACCGGACTCATTTCACGTACTTGCTCCGGATATTGAATCGTGGCTTTTCTCATGAATAAATGCTTCAGTGTTATCCATAAGCCTTTGAATATGGCTATAAGATACATTCGTTCCAAAAAAGTCATCTCCTTGTTAGAGACTACTTTTTTTCTTCCAGAAAGTGATATTTCTTGTATTGACATTTTTTCTTTTTTTTGAAGCTTAATCCTGCTATTCGTTTCTCCAGATGAAAAATTGAGATGCACTACTAGGCAGGGCTGGGTATTTCGTAATCTAATTAAAATCCTAAATAAGTGGCTATTTCTCCTTTCAACAGCACAATTCCAGTAATGATAATATTTGCAATCGATAATGGAATTAGTATTTTCCAGCCTAAATTCATTAATTGATCGTATCTGAATCTTGGGATAGTCCAACGTACCCACATATAAAAGAAGATAAAACCACAAAGCTTAATAAACAAAGCTATAATTCCTAATGTGTTTCCAATATTTACTCCCCAGTTTTCGACAACCCAACTCATTCCTGGATAGTTATATCCTCCGAAGAATAAAACTGCTAAAAGGGTAGAAGAAACAAACATATTTGCATATTCAGCAAATAAATAGAATCCCATTTTCATTGAGGAATACTCGGTGTGGTAACCTCCAATTAATTCGGTTTCACATTCTGCTAAATCAAAAGGAGTTCTGTTGGTTTCTGCAAAAGCACAAATCAAAAAGATTAAAAAGGATAAAGGCTGATAGAAAACATTCCAGTTCATTCCTGCTTGTTGGGCTGAAATTTCTTTTAGACTTAAAGTTCCTGTCATCATTAACAAAGCCACTATTGATAATCCCATAGCAACTTCATACGAAACCATTTGAGAGGCAGCACGAATCGCTCCCATCAAAGAGAATTTATTATTAGATGCCCATCCACCAATCATAATTCCGTAAACACCCAAAGAAACTATACCGAAAACATACAAAATAGCTACATCAATATCAGTAGCCTGTAATAAAATGTCTTTTCCAAAAAGATGGAAACGGTCTCCCCATGGGATAACAGCACTCGTCATCAAAGCCGTTGCCATTGCAATTCCGGGACCTACAACAAATAAAATTCTATTAGGGGTATTAGGAGTAAATTCTTCTTTTGAAAATAATTTTAATCCATCAGCTAGAGGTTGCAATAATCCACCCCAACCAGCACGGTTTGGTCCAATTCTGTCCTGTAGAAAGGCTGCTACTTTTCTTTCTGCCCAAGTAGAATACATTGCCATAAGCATGGTTACAGCAAAAACAACAAGAATTACAATACTTTTTTCTATAACAAAGGCA from Flavobacterium eburneipallidum includes these protein-coding regions:
- the nuoK gene encoding NADH-quinone oxidoreductase subunit NuoK, producing MSNILNQVGIENYIFLSVILFCIGVFGVLYRRNAIIVFMSIEIMLNAVNLLFVAFSTYHQDAQGQVFVFFSMAVAAAEVAVGLAILVSIFRNLHTIDVGNLKNLKG
- the nuoL gene encoding NADH-quinone oxidoreductase subunit L; amino-acid sequence: MDTNLVLVLLLAPFLGFLFNIFLGKKAGKNSVGIVGTLSVAVSFAVTLYFFLQINQTQEAISINLFDWISIEKFDVKFGFLLDQLSILWLMFVTGIGSLIHLYSISYMHDDEKTHYFFGYLNLFIFFMITLVMGSNLLMMFIGWEGVGLCSYLLIGFWYKNQDFNDAAKKAFIMNRIGDLGFLIGIFIVGSVFSTLDFTSLKTLIASGTNTDSLWIPVAAFALFIGASGKSAQIPLYTWLPDAMAGPTPVSALIHAATMVTAGIFMLTRLNFLFDLAPSVQEIIAVVGALTALVAATIALVQNDIKKVLAYSTVSQLGLMFLALGLGAYEVAVFHVITHAFFKACLFLGSGSVIHGLHGEQDMRKMGGLKKAMPITFITMLIASLAIAGIFPLAGFWSKDEILMVAFHESKVLWIVGSIASIMTAFYMFRLIYLTFFNDFRGTEEQKHHLHESPSLITVPLIILAILSFFGGIISLPGHSWLNHYLAPLFSKEAHEVHTLGSTEYMLMAVATIGAIVGIAIAYKKYLKDNTIPSEDTEITGFSKVLYNKYYVDEVYESVFVKPINVLSSFFRDKVETTLTKLVLGLGTATNGIAFYGKRIHNGSVGLYLSVFVLGVIAILTYLFLQ
- a CDS encoding NuoI/complex I 23 kDa subunit family protein; amino-acid sequence: MSIQEISLSGRKKVVSNKEMTFLERMYLIAIFKGLWITLKHLFMRKATIQYPEQVREMSPVYRGQHMLKRDEQGRENCTACGLCALSCPAEAITMKAEERKPNEKHLYREEKYASIYEINMLRCIFCGLCEEACPKDAIYLTISKELVPASYNREDFIFGKDKLVMPLEMATRNAQLKTVN
- the nuoH gene encoding NADH-quinone oxidoreductase subunit NuoH, which encodes MDSAFVIEKSIVILVVFAVTMLMAMYSTWAERKVAAFLQDRIGPNRAGWGGLLQPLADGLKLFSKEEFTPNTPNRILFVVGPGIAMATALMTSAVIPWGDRFHLFGKDILLQATDIDVAILYVFGIVSLGVYGIMIGGWASNNKFSLMGAIRAASQMVSYEVAMGLSIVALLMMTGTLSLKEISAQQAGMNWNVFYQPLSFLIFLICAFAETNRTPFDLAECETELIGGYHTEYSSMKMGFYLFAEYANMFVSSTLLAVLFFGGYNYPGMSWVVENWGVNIGNTLGIIALFIKLCGFIFFYMWVRWTIPRFRYDQLMNLGWKILIPLSIANIIITGIVLLKGEIATYLGF
- a CDS encoding NADH-quinone oxidoreductase subunit J family protein — protein: MIRIPDIANATPIQILFCILAVITLFTAFMTIYSRKPMHSAIYLVVCFSTISGHYLLLNAQFLALVNLIVYIGAIMILIVFTLMLMNLNKENEVYKPRVTRLGAIVLFCTMCVVLITMFINSKPIVGEYPTTGEDFQSIKVLGKVLLNEYMVPFEFASILLLVAMIGAVLLSKKEKIEKK
- a CDS encoding NADH-quinone oxidoreductase subunit N, with amino-acid sequence MNTLIAITGLGVLCLLFEILNFRKGIVPVTIIGLLAILGLTVSEFNTPQTYYNNMIVVSKFSTAFSSLFIVLAILLIALAHDFYENHSTKISDFIAIKIFLLAGGVAMVSFGNLAMFFIGIEILSISLYVLAASNRMNIKSNEAGMKYFLMGSFASGIILFGICLVYGAMGSFDVIEISESSLSAELPVWFPIGMILMTIGMLFKIAAVPFHFWAPDVYEGSPALTTATMSTLVKVIAVATLYKLIIELNLIPSLENQDLLEAFKIIIVVIAIASMTVGNIMALKQNNVKRMLAFSGISHAGFMLMTLLSIQNSSASLLYYASAYSLAGIAAFTVILYVCKNRDNEDIENFNGLGKKNPLMAAVLTAALLSMAGIPIFAGFFAKLFLFNQVIEAGYLVVVIAGVINSIISVGYYFKLILAMYSKEPNEEVAKTPFVFYAVAIIAILLNIALGLFPSAVLDLLG
- a CDS encoding MBOAT family O-acyltransferase, which gives rise to MFFNSLTFAVFLPIVFLLYWFVFSYSKSTQNAFLVVASYYFYSCWNKYFLLLLLFSTLLCYFTGIQIEKSNKETTRKFWFWLSIIFNLGFLGIFKYYNFFATSLAEALTNIGLQSSPLLLDLILPVGISFYTFHGLSYVIDIYYKRINAEKNVVDYALFVSYFPLLVAGPIERATHLLPHLKTKRNFDFEKAKEGIYQIIWGLVKKVVIADTCATYANAIFDNYTSMNSLSLILGAIYFAFQIYGDFSGYSDMALGMSKLFGLDLLRNFNYPYFSRDIAEFWRRWHISLSSWFRDYLYIPLGGSRGSKLKQVRNVFIIFVVSGFWHGANWTFVAWGFINALYFLPSLLLGTNRNNMETAELHWDFNSIKVFFSILSTFILSCLAWIFFRANTIEIAFDYIGKIFTNGTFASQFLQNQRYSYELLLLVLAFVLVEWNSRYKIEPISGKYSWLKMSLCLLAIIALGTYADYKEFIYFQF
- a CDS encoding complex I subunit 4 family protein: MDVTTLLIILLVGALATYFSGDKWASKIALLFSLAAFGSAICLLSHFNAGIEISFFKLWITKPTVYLSFYADGITMAMLLLTTALTPIIIFSSFGNDYKNAKAYYSLILFMSFAMAGTFLATDGLLYYIFWELALIPIYFIALIWGNGYVEERKKAVVKFFIYTLAGSLFMLVAFIYLYQKTGTFLISQLLRVPLSETEQFWIFMAFFLAYAIKIPLIPFHTWQAKVYQKAPTAGTMLLSGIMLKMGLYSVIRWQLPLAPLAAKEYMYVFIGLGLAGVIYGSIVALRQNDLKKLLAYSSLAHVGLIAAGIYTLTLDGLRGAVLQMIAHGFVVVGLFYTAQIIHRRFQTRKIAEMGGIRTQSPIFTSLFLILVLASVALPLTFNFIGEFTVLYSLSQINIWFAVLGGTTIILGAYYMLRMFQHVMLGETNTKIFKDVTFNEGLTLVSIIAVLFFFGLYPKPIIDLITPSLENIIIEINRYK